A window from Sus scrofa isolate TJ Tabasco breed Duroc chromosome 2, Sscrofa11.1, whole genome shotgun sequence encodes these proteins:
- the LOC100523049 gene encoding olfactory receptor 2L2-like gives MENYNQTSTDFILLGLFPPSRIGLFLFIIIILIFLMALFGNVSMILLILLDIHLHKPMYFLLSQLSLMDLTYICTIVPKMASNFLFGNKFISFIGCGVQSFFFLTIAGTEGLLLASMAYDRYVAICFPLHYPIRISRKVCVSMIMGSWIMGSINSCAHTTYALHIPYCQTRAINHFFCDVPAMLTLACMDTWIYEYTVFVSTTVFLLLPFFGIACSYGHVLLAVYRMNSAEGKKKAYSTCSTHLTVVTFYYAPFVYTYLRPRSLRSPTEDKALAVFYTILTPLLNPIIYSLRNKEVMGALRRLMHRIYSVQL, from the coding sequence ATGGAAAATTATAATCAAACATCAACTGATTTTATCTTATTGGGGTTATTTCCCCCTTCAAGAATtggcttgtttctttttattatcattattctcattttcctAATGGCTCTATTTGGTAACGTCTCCATGATTCTTCTCATCCTTCTGGACATCCATCTTCACAAACCCATGTATTTTTTACTTAGTCAGCTATCCCTCATGGACCTGACATATATTTGCACTATTGTCCCCAAAATGGCCTCCAACTTTCTGTTTGGAAACAAATTTATCTCTTTCATTGGTTGTGGGGTTCAGAGTTTCTTCTTCTTGACTATAGCAGGTACAGAAGGATTGCTCTTGGCCTCTATGGCTTATGATCGTTATGTGGCCATTTGCTTTCCTCTTCACTACCCTATTAGAATCAGcagaaaagtgtgtgtgtctATGATAATGGGATCTTGGATAATGGGCTCTATCAACTCCTGTGCCCACACCACATATGCCCTCCATATCCCTTATTGCCAGACCAGGGCcatcaatcatttcttctgtgatgtcCCAGCCATGTTGACTCTGGCCTGCATGGACACCTGGATCTATGAATACACAGTGTTTGTGAGCACCACTGTCTTCCTCTTGTTACCTTTCTTTGGTATTGCATGTTCCTATGGTCATGTTCTCCTTGCTGTCTATCGCATGAACTcagcagaagggaagaagaaggCCTATTCAACCTGCAGCACCCACCTCACTGTGGTTACTTTCTACTATGCACCCTTTGTTTACACTTATCTACGTCCCAGATCCTTAAGATCTCCAACAGAAGACAAGGCTTTGGCTGTCTTCTACACAATCCTGACCCCATTGCTCAACCCTATTATCTATAGCTTGAGAAATAAGGAGGTAATGGGGGCCTTGAGAAGACTAATGCATAGAATCTACTCTGTGCAACTGTAG